In Phaseolus vulgaris cultivar G19833 chromosome 3, P. vulgaris v2.0, whole genome shotgun sequence, the sequence CCTCACCTAATAAATAGATCATCAATCAGCACATTAATGCTACTTTCATGTGATACTGTTATGCACATTCTGATCAACTCAACAAACAAATGAATTGGTTGGCGTACCTGTGCTACGTCGTTGCCTTTGGAGTCAACAATGCTACAACACTTGTCCGAGAAATAGCCACTGATCTTAAAATCACAGCCTCTGTTCCTGGTGGAGATTCTGATTGCCTTGTTCTTAACCAAACAAGAATTGGGTTCTCTCAAGCTGAAAACCAGCTTCCTTGATCCTTCGTAGTCTAAACTGTAACCTTTCCACTTCTTGTAAATGCTCAAGGCCTCAACCATGCCTCCCTGCACATTTCATGAAAACTAACCTCTTCAAGTCTTGAGATTGAATAACCACATCCTTAAAGACATGTTTAACGATACAAACTCATACCATATAAGCAACTGAAAGTAAATTCCACGTGATTTTACACTTTTTTACCAGAAATTTTATCTTCAATCTAATCCAAACTGgttatttcttgtttttgttgtttGACTTCAGAGTATAAACTTTGacataaaaaagaaagtaaagTAAATATACCTTCCGAAGCATGAGAAGCAAAGCGCCTCCATCTCCTTCTCTTAGGATCAGCTCTCCCTTTTTGCCACGAACACCACAACCCTCGACACTGAACACAGCCCTCTGGGCACTAGAATCCATGACTACAAAACCCCCACCATTCACCACGCGTGGCCTCTTTCTCACCACATGCACAGTCTGAGACGATGAACAGTACATTTTGCCAATGATCGACATCGTGTCTGTGTTCGCAGTCATTGAATGCTTCTCTGCACTTGAACAACTACAAATATTCTCCTTCTTTTCTCTCCTcgaatatagttttttttatcagctctCCTCGAATATAGTTAGTTcgtttcaacaaaacaaaaacGATCAAGTTCTctcccttcttttccttctttgtCTAAGCTTTTTGGTGGAAGAATCTCTACGAGTCACGGATTGAGATAGCTTGTGGAGTAGATGGAAGTGTGTGGCTTTATTTTATGCCAAACTGATATATACCTCATTTTTTTCACcactatatatattattgaattcTTTATGATGATTATATAGTTAATAAATGTAAACTTAACGAAATTATGTAAATCTATATTcacaatattaaattaatttaaatacgtTTTTACACATAGTAAAAGTAATTCTATGCTTTTAGTTTAACTATTCACATTTTTAACATATGTTGTTATCAAAAGTGATAaatgtattaattaaaataatcaatGTTTTCGGTAGTTCATTATAATTAgtttaacattaaaaataagaaacatcttAATGATGATGTATAAACACCTTAGAGTTTATCATAAGCAAGAGAGGAATGTGCAAGGGAATATGAGTGTtttcatgttattttgcacgtctcaaattgaaaaaaaaaacgtgaTTGCCTTATATAGTGGGGGCACTCCCCTTCACTTTCAGTGAGCCCAGCTCAATATCACAATCTGTGTATGATGCCGTGTGCCACTTCATTTCATtctcttcttttatttctttcttctcttcttcgtTTTCCTTCACCCTTCCAAATAAAGTGTAATGTTACCCTTTTGAAATGGTACGTGTTCTTATTGGGAATGTGCTCGAAAATTGTCCAGTAAGaatccaaatatttttttagtataaatgATCTCAGTTGCTCGAGATAAAAAGagagattaatttaaaaaatattgatgtttAACTAAGTAAGAACATAGTAATAATAAGTGTGGAAAGTTATCCGAATTAAGAATATAGAATAAGATAAATTATACTTTATGAAGAGttgatatttatatttcttttcgAAATGAGTTAATCGTATAATGATTATTTATAATTCATATATAATCgtttaataataaagatttttttaagtaaaataagAGTTTAGTTATGAGATATATACTGTCACTTCAAAATATCTCTATCTCGGCGAGTAGGTACAATatgattttgttattatttaattttgtatattattgTAGGAAGAAAAGGAGAAAGTAAAATTTATGTGAAAACAAAATGTGAAAACCTAGTAAAGTTTGATcctcattctttttttagtAAAGTTGAAGCATGTGTAGAAAGACCTATGATTTTTGCACACGCTTGTCCAATGCGTTGGTGAGTGACGGGATTCTTGCCTACGTGGCTGCCTTCGGTTGGCTGCTTTTTCAGTTATGAAAACCTTGGACCACAAACACAAAAATACATAAACAACTAAAACGACTATAGCTTCTTTTTTTTGTTGGATAAGGTCATGTGTCTTAATCATAACATATTGATTAGGTGATCCTATAGCACCACAAGACATTGCCTTCTCTAATTAAATATTCCTCCTTTTACTTATCTCATCATTAATTATTCCTAATTCTATTTTACAACTTTTACTACAAATGACACGAACCACATTCACTACTCCTTAAccaaattttctttttagagACTACTTGTTTGCATTAGTTTATCACCTGCATTGTTTAGGTTGATGACTTAAATGCTAGAGATTTAATAAGAGATAAGaccaattatattttataagttttgcagctacttttattataaagataaattttaacttatttttaatataatattagaatctatcctaacaaaatttaataaatttatcatgTTATTTAGATTCTTATGAACTTATCCCAATGTATTGAAAATCTTACAACcaattaaaaatcaaatcaatttataatatacAATTAGAACAATCCTCtctttataaatcaattttatctaaataaattaaacttcaactcacttcttaatttttaatacttatattttatcaaaagcttgaaattaaaaattacttaaaGATGTGGGGAATGTTGTTTTTAGATTGATTCTTAACTGTGTCAACATTTGGAGATGACATTTGGAGGAACGTTGTAACCTAAAAAATACAAGAAGCAAAAACAATCATTGCTGCATTCCATCTAAATGAGAAAATAATGCGTAAAAAAGTTACCCAACATGTTGTTAATAAACGCCATGAACCCTATGGTGTTGAGTCCATTTGTTTTTATGATGTTTTGATGTAAGggaagattttaattttttttaatcagcaataaagaataatataaatgaggATACTTGGGGTACTCCAATCCTCGTACAATAAGTTTagtttttaatcaaaatttgtacatatacaactta encodes:
- the LOC137805873 gene encoding protein LURP-one-related 6-like, encoding MTANTDTMSIIGKMYCSSSQTVHVVRKRPRVVNGGGFVVMDSSAQRAVFSVEGCGVRGKKGELILREGDGGALLLMLRKGGMVEALSIYKKWKGYSLDYEGSRKLVFSLREPNSCLVKNKAIRISTRNRGCDFKISGYFSDKCCSIVDSKGNDVAQVRVMKEVEEVMENNDFYHVVVKPGMDQAFVFGVIAILDYIHGESTTC